The Desulfovibrio sp. DNA window TCAACCGTTTTTTTCGTTTCCGCGAAATTTCATTTCGCTTGCGTTTCCGTGAAACCTTTTCCCTTGTCGCGAGGAGCGGTTATGCTCCACCCTGCCACACAAGTCAACCAATTTTTCTGCTTTCTTCAAATTTAACTTCGGAAAGCGCTGCTTGTTCGTGTAGCGGAAGTTAAAAATACTGAAACGCCGCCCCAGAGTCAAGTCAGTATGGCAAATTTTGACGAAATTTAGCCAAACCGGCCGTCGATTCAGGAAAATTTGACTTTTCGCATCCCCCGCAGCACCAGAACCAACACAGAGCCACACAGGGCGCTTTGCCACTGCGGAAGATTTGTGAGCAGCAGCAGTGCAAGAGCCAGCATACCCCCCAGCGCTGCCGCCGTAGCGTACATTTCTTCTTCCACTACACGGGCCATGTCGCCAAGGCACAGGTCGCGCACGAGGCCACCAACAATACCGCCCAACACCCCAACCAGTATGCAGCCAGTGGGGCCAAGCCCCCCCATCAAGCCCTTTACGGTACCTACGCCAGCCCCAAGGGCCAGCCCCAGTGCATCGAGCCAGAAAAAGGAAAGCCAGCCCCGGCTGCTCTGCCCTATCAAAATGCCCGCTACGCCGCCGCTAACACACGCGGCCAGGTACTCCCCCTGATTGAGAGTAAAAGCGGCATAGCCAAGCAGCCCGTCACGCACAAGCGGCGCCGCCATCCCTGCCAGACAGGCAAGAACGGCAGCGCCGCTGAAATGGGCACCTGTAGAGCGCGCCCTACAAGATGCGGCAGCGGCCAGCACGAAGCTGGCCGCCAGATCTAACACAAACAAAGGAAGGTTCTGCATGCGCGCACCCAGAAGATTACTTGGCCAACCCCACTGCCCGGCGTTCGCGAATGACAGTTACGCGGATCTGCCCGGGATAGGTAAGATTCTTCTCAATCTTTTCAGCAATATCCTTACAGAGGATATAGGTGGTATCGTCGTCAACCATATCGGAATTGACCATCACGCGAATCTCACGGCCAGCCTGAATGGCGTATGCCTTGCTGACGCCGTCAAAACTGGTGGCGATGCCTTCCAGGTCTTCAAGCCGCTTCACGTAGTTTTCGAGCAATTCTTTACGTGCGCCGGGGCGCGCGCCAGAGATGGAGTCCGCTGCCTGCACAAGCACGGCCAGAGCCGTTGAGGGGCGCTGGTCTTCGTGGTGGGCGGCAATGGCGTGGATGATTTCCTGGCTTTCGTTGTATTTCTTGGCGATGTCCGCGCCGATGAGGGCGTGCGGGCCTTCAACCTCGTGGTCAACGGCCTTGCCGATATCGTGCAGCAAACCTGCACGTTTGGCCTTTTTAACATCCATGCCAAGCTCGGCGGCCATCATGCCGCACAGGGCAGACACCTCAAGCGAATGCTGCAACACGTTTTGTGTAAATGAGGTACGGTAGCGCAACTGCCCAAGAAGGCGAACAATTTCAGGATGAATGCCGTGAACGCCCGCGTCAAATGTGGCCTGTTCGCCCACCTCGCGCACCTGCGTATCCAGCTCCTGCTCACACTTCTGTACAATATCCTCAATGCGGGCGGGGTGGATGCGGCCATCCTGAATCAAACGTTCAAGCGCCATCTTGGCCACCTGGCGGCGCAGAGGACTGTAGGCAGAGAGAATAACGGTTTCGGGCGTGTCGTCTATAATGAGATCGACGCCGGTGGCCGCCTCGAGTGCGCGGATATTGCGCCCCTCGCGACCAATAATGCGACCCTTCATGTCTTCGCTGGGAAGGGTCACGGCCGTGACGGTCTGCTCGTTGACGTAGTCGCCCGCATAGCGCTGGATGACATTACAGAGAATTTCTTTGGCCTTGCGGTCGGCAGTTTCGCGCGCTTCCATTTCGATCTGGCGGATCATGCGCGCCGATTCGTGCCGTGTTTTGGCCTCAATTTCGCTGAAAAGCCTGGCCTTTGCCTCGTCGGCGGTGAGGCCGGCGATTTCCGAAAGTCTCTGCTCCTGCTCTTCGATACGGGTCTGCAGGAATATCTCAGACTCTGTGAGCTGGCGTTCCTTGCGGGCCAGTTCTTTTTCAGAGGTCAGCAGCTCATGCTCTCTTGTGGTGGCTTTTTCCAGCTTTTCTTCAAGGCGACCGCCCATTTCTTCAAGCTTGCGTTCGCGGGCCTTGACCTCGCGCTCACGTTCCTTGAATTCGTTTTCGAGCTCGCGTTTCTGGTTAAACAGATCATCCTGACCCTGAAGCAAAATTTCTTTCTTCTGGGCCTGCGCCTCTTTGCGCGCTTCAGCAACTATGCGTTTCGCCAGATCATCGGCGTCGCCAACTCGCTTTGCGGCTGAACGCTTGTGCGCCAACACCCCCAGCGCCACCCCCAGCAGCGCCGCAGCTACAAGCGCTGCAATGAACAATGGATCCATGAATCCAGCCTCTCTCTTTTATCAATACGGACCCAGCGCCAACAGGCGCGGGCCGACGAACACCGGCAGGCGGCAAAATCACCGCACGCCGTAGCAAAATGAGCCCAAAAGGCTGCTGAAACCCTGGCTGGATACCGATACACCGGTCTGGAGTGAACTGCGCAAAAGCACCGGCTGCGCGAAAGGCAGCCAGATACGTCAAAAGAGAGGCGCGTTCCCCGGAGCGCCGTGTCATGCTTGCGGTACAGAACCTGGATAACCAGGTCGGGCGCCTGTGTGTCCTCTCCAGGCTTCCCGGTCTTGCCGGGCATGCACACACGAGGACAG harbors:
- a CDS encoding TRIC cation channel family protein, whose product is MQNLPLFVLDLAASFVLAAAASCRARSTGAHFSGAAVLACLAGMAAPLVRDGLLGYAAFTLNQGEYLAACVSGGVAGILIGQSSRGWLSFFWLDALGLALGAGVGTVKGLMGGLGPTGCILVGVLGGIVGGLVRDLCLGDMARVVEEEMYATAAALGGMLALALLLLTNLPQWQSALCGSVLVLVLRGMRKVKFS
- the rny gene encoding ribonuclease Y: MDPLFIAALVAAALLGVALGVLAHKRSAAKRVGDADDLAKRIVAEARKEAQAQKKEILLQGQDDLFNQKRELENEFKEREREVKARERKLEEMGGRLEEKLEKATTREHELLTSEKELARKERQLTESEIFLQTRIEEQEQRLSEIAGLTADEAKARLFSEIEAKTRHESARMIRQIEMEARETADRKAKEILCNVIQRYAGDYVNEQTVTAVTLPSEDMKGRIIGREGRNIRALEAATGVDLIIDDTPETVILSAYSPLRRQVAKMALERLIQDGRIHPARIEDIVQKCEQELDTQVREVGEQATFDAGVHGIHPEIVRLLGQLRYRTSFTQNVLQHSLEVSALCGMMAAELGMDVKKAKRAGLLHDIGKAVDHEVEGPHALIGADIAKKYNESQEIIHAIAAHHEDQRPSTALAVLVQAADSISGARPGARKELLENYVKRLEDLEGIATSFDGVSKAYAIQAGREIRVMVNSDMVDDDTTYILCKDIAEKIEKNLTYPGQIRVTVIRERRAVGLAK